A genomic window from Winogradskyella sp. J14-2 includes:
- a CDS encoding NAD(P)/FAD-dependent oxidoreductase, which translates to MQQFDVIIVGGGLAGLASAIHLSQAKFKVLLIEKNAYPKHKVCGEYISNEVLPYLNALGFNPYDFGAKRISKFELTTHNNKKIEAKLPLGGFGMSRYEMDYQLYQLALKDGALVLQDLVVDVIFNANAFIVETKSNQILRSKIVIGAFGKRSNLDVQFQRDFIKKKSPYLGVKIHVSGKFPNDKVALHNFKGGYCGVSKVENNHINLCYITNFEAFKKHKDIKAFQEDVLFKNSELKAVFKNSKPEFEKPLTISQISFKTKSPVENHILMCGDTAGMIHPLCGNGMAMAIRSAQLASDLIIAYLQKKITTRLELEKEYSKRWQSTFSLRLKAGHTIAHLFRQDWLAPKLLMLLRWFPFLIPQIIKMTHGKPMQVK; encoded by the coding sequence ATGCAACAATTTGATGTTATTATTGTAGGTGGTGGATTAGCAGGATTAGCAAGTGCAATTCATTTATCACAAGCTAAATTTAAAGTACTACTTATCGAAAAAAACGCTTACCCCAAACATAAAGTTTGTGGTGAATATATTTCAAATGAAGTCTTGCCATATTTAAATGCTTTGGGTTTCAATCCGTACGATTTTGGTGCAAAACGCATTTCTAAGTTCGAGTTAACCACGCATAACAACAAGAAAATAGAAGCAAAATTACCTTTAGGTGGTTTTGGGATGAGTCGTTATGAAATGGATTATCAGCTGTATCAATTAGCACTTAAAGATGGAGCTTTGGTGCTTCAAGATCTTGTTGTTGATGTAATCTTTAATGCCAATGCGTTTATAGTAGAGACAAAATCTAACCAAATTCTTAGGTCTAAAATTGTCATCGGAGCTTTTGGTAAACGCTCTAATTTAGATGTGCAGTTTCAACGCGATTTTATTAAAAAAAAGTCACCTTATCTGGGTGTGAAAATACATGTATCTGGCAAATTCCCAAACGACAAGGTTGCCCTTCATAATTTTAAAGGTGGTTATTGCGGAGTGTCTAAGGTTGAAAACAATCACATCAATTTATGTTATATTACAAATTTTGAAGCCTTTAAAAAGCATAAGGATATTAAAGCCTTTCAAGAGGATGTTCTTTTTAAAAACTCGGAGTTAAAAGCCGTATTTAAAAATTCTAAACCAGAGTTTGAAAAGCCATTAACCATAAGTCAGATTTCTTTTAAAACTAAAAGTCCGGTCGAAAACCACATTTTAATGTGTGGCGATACCGCAGGTATGATTCATCCATTGTGCGGCAACGGAATGGCAATGGCAATAAGAAGTGCACAATTAGCATCAGATTTGATTATTGCGTATCTTCAAAAAAAAATCACAACACGTTTAGAGCTAGAAAAAGAGTACAGCAAGCGTTGGCAAAGTACCTTTAGTTTGCGGCTTAAAGCGGGACATACCATTGCTCATTTATTTAGGCAAGATTGGTTAGCACCAAAATTATTGATGCTATTAAGGTGGTTTCCGTTTCTAATACCACAGATAATTAAAATGACACATGGTAAACCAATGCAAGTAAAATGA
- the pdxA gene encoding 4-hydroxythreonine-4-phosphate dehydrogenase PdxA — translation MKKEEKVVVGISVGDLNGIGPEIIIKAYEDNRSLELSTPVIFASGKTMQFFKTHFNSKINFFNIDNAEKLVHGKVNVVNVWKEPVKIEFGKENKKIGEYAIKSLEAATNALKSGTIDVLVTAPINKHNIQSDKFKFPGHTDYLAKAFGGKSLMFMVAGNLRVGLLTDHVPLKDAADHITADLIREKITTVTTSLKQDFGINKPRVAVLAINPHAGDNGIIGKEDDTVLRPTLEKIREEGTLVYGPYSADSFFGSNNYKNFDAIIASYHDQGLIPFKTIAFGGGVNYTAGLSKVRTSPDHGTAYEIAGKGKADENSFVQAIHTAINIFKKRKEHSIYSKNPLKKTSK, via the coding sequence ATGAAGAAAGAAGAAAAAGTAGTTGTAGGTATTTCTGTTGGAGATCTTAACGGAATAGGTCCAGAAATTATCATTAAAGCCTATGAAGACAATAGATCTCTAGAGTTGAGTACACCTGTAATATTTGCATCTGGAAAAACCATGCAGTTTTTTAAAACACATTTTAACAGTAAAATAAACTTTTTTAACATCGATAACGCCGAAAAATTGGTTCACGGAAAGGTCAATGTCGTTAATGTGTGGAAAGAACCAGTCAAAATTGAGTTTGGAAAGGAAAATAAAAAAATAGGTGAATACGCTATAAAATCTTTAGAAGCCGCAACCAACGCGCTAAAAAGTGGAACCATAGATGTATTGGTTACAGCTCCAATTAATAAACACAATATACAATCAGATAAATTTAAGTTTCCTGGGCATACCGACTATTTGGCAAAGGCCTTTGGTGGTAAAAGTTTAATGTTTATGGTAGCAGGTAATTTGCGTGTTGGACTACTCACGGACCATGTGCCTCTAAAAGACGCAGCAGACCACATCACAGCAGACCTAATAAGAGAAAAAATTACCACAGTTACAACATCTCTGAAACAAGATTTTGGTATCAATAAACCAAGAGTTGCCGTATTGGCTATAAATCCTCACGCAGGAGATAATGGTATTATAGGTAAAGAAGACGATACTGTATTAAGACCAACTTTAGAAAAGATAAGAGAAGAAGGAACACTTGTATATGGACCATATTCAGCAGATAGTTTTTTTGGTTCAAATAATTACAAGAATTTTGATGCGATTATAGCATCATATCATGATCAAGGTTTAATTCCGTTTAAAACCATTGCGTTTGGTGGTGGAGTAAATTATACCGCAGGGCTAAGTAAGGTAAGAACATCGCCAGACCACGGAACCGCCTATGAAATAGCTGGAAAAGGGAAAGCAGACGAAAACTCCTTTGTTCAGGCCATTCATACCGCCATTAACATTTTTAAGAAGAGAAAAGAACACAGTATTTACTCAAAAAACCCGCTCAAGAAAACCTCAAAATAG
- a CDS encoding 3-oxoacyl-ACP synthase, whose amino-acid sequence MSLKQNLYCKCEELLNQRLKVIQKTITDIQNSLLSETKSSAGDKHETGRAMLQLEREKAGQQLADIQKQFKLLHKINPEIETTIVTLGSIVFTSQANYFMAVSVGELKTNSQQFYAISPATPMGKLLVAKSKGDAIQFRNQEISILEVL is encoded by the coding sequence ATGAGCCTTAAGCAAAACCTATATTGTAAATGTGAAGAACTATTAAACCAACGTTTAAAAGTTATTCAAAAGACCATTACGGATATTCAAAACAGTCTTTTATCTGAAACCAAAAGTAGTGCTGGTGATAAGCACGAAACAGGAAGAGCGATGCTTCAATTGGAGCGAGAAAAAGCAGGACAGCAATTAGCTGATATCCAAAAGCAATTCAAATTACTACATAAAATCAATCCTGAAATAGAGACTACTATTGTAACTCTTGGGAGTATTGTTTTTACCTCACAAGCAAATTATTTTATGGCTGTTAGCGTAGGAGAATTAAAGACTAATAGTCAACAGTTTTATGCTATTTCGCCAGCAACTCCAATGGGTAAATTACTCGTGGCTAAAAGCAAGGGAGACGCAATTCAATTTAGAAATCAAGAAATTTCAATTTTAGAGGTGCTCTAG
- a CDS encoding YceD family protein, whose translation MKALKQYTIQFVGLKEGEHSFDYTISNTFFKNFEYEEFNEVNVEIDLKLIKKSTLLELYFDATGFVNVNCDLTNEPYNQKIEDKFKLVVKFGSEYNDDNEDILIIPHGEYEINVAQYIYELVVLAVPVKRVHPGIQDGTLKSEILSKLEELSPKEGVENNTSEDIDPRWNNLKKLLTDK comes from the coding sequence ATGAAGGCATTAAAACAGTATACAATCCAATTCGTTGGGTTAAAAGAAGGCGAGCACAGTTTTGATTACACAATAAGTAATACGTTCTTTAAGAATTTTGAATACGAAGAGTTTAATGAAGTTAATGTTGAAATTGATTTAAAACTCATTAAAAAATCAACATTATTAGAGTTGTATTTTGACGCAACTGGTTTTGTAAACGTAAATTGTGATCTTACAAACGAGCCTTACAATCAAAAGATTGAAGATAAATTTAAACTTGTTGTTAAGTTTGGCTCTGAATATAACGATGATAACGAAGATATCTTGATTATACCACATGGTGAGTACGAGATTAATGTAGCTCAGTATATTTATGAGCTTGTTGTTTTAGCGGTACCGGTAAAGCGAGTACATCCTGGCATACAAGATGGAACATTAAAGTCTGAAATACTTTCAAAATTAGAAGAATTGAGCCCAAAAGAGGGTGTAGAAAATAATACATCTGAGGATATAGACCCTCGTTGGAATAATTTAAAAAAACTATTAACGGATAAATAA
- the rpmF gene encoding 50S ribosomal protein L32, which translates to MAHPKRKISKTRRDKRRTHYKASVPQIATCPTTGEPHLYHRAHWHEGKLYYRGQVLIDNSVEEENVA; encoded by the coding sequence ATGGCACATCCAAAACGTAAAATATCTAAAACAAGAAGAGATAAAAGAAGAACACATTACAAAGCTTCTGTACCTCAAATAGCGACTTGCCCAACAACTGGTGAGCCACACTTATATCACAGAGCACATTGGCATGAAGGTAAATTATATTATAGAGGGCAGGTATTAATTGACAACTCTGTAGAAGAAGAAAATGTAGCATAA
- a CDS encoding beta-ketoacyl-ACP synthase III encodes MSNITAAITAVGAYLPEYVLSNKILETMVDTNDEWITTRTGIKERRILKEEGKGTSFLAIKAAKDLIQKKELDPKEIDLVIVSTATPDMKAASTAAYTATQIGALNAFSYDLEAACSSFLFGMSTAAAYIESGRYKKVLLIGADKNSSFINYKDRATCIIFGDGAGAVLFEPNEEGLGLQDELLRSNGEGRAFLQATYGGSSYPITQEAFDQGKHYVFQDGRTVFKNAVFNMADVAERILERNNLTNNDISWLVAHQANKRIIDATAQRINLEEEKVMMNIERYGNTTSATLPLLLNDYESKLKKGDNLIFAAFGGGFTWGSIYYKWAYNPN; translated from the coding sequence ATGAGTAACATCACAGCGGCAATAACAGCTGTAGGAGCATATCTGCCAGAGTACGTGCTTTCTAATAAGATTTTAGAAACCATGGTAGATACCAACGACGAATGGATTACAACGCGTACAGGTATTAAAGAACGCAGAATCCTTAAAGAAGAAGGTAAGGGAACATCATTTTTAGCGATTAAAGCAGCTAAAGATTTAATTCAAAAAAAAGAATTAGATCCCAAAGAAATTGATTTGGTTATCGTTTCTACAGCGACACCAGACATGAAAGCCGCTTCAACAGCAGCCTATACCGCAACTCAAATAGGTGCTTTAAATGCGTTTTCTTACGATTTAGAAGCAGCGTGTTCTAGTTTTCTTTTTGGTATGTCAACAGCCGCTGCCTATATTGAATCGGGCAGATATAAGAAAGTATTACTTATAGGAGCAGACAAAAATTCCTCTTTTATCAATTATAAAGACAGAGCAACTTGTATAATTTTTGGTGATGGTGCAGGAGCTGTGTTATTTGAACCCAATGAAGAAGGGCTAGGATTGCAAGATGAATTACTTAGAAGCAACGGTGAAGGTAGAGCGTTTTTACAAGCTACCTATGGAGGCTCTTCTTATCCAATAACACAAGAAGCATTCGATCAAGGAAAACATTATGTTTTTCAGGACGGAAGAACTGTGTTTAAAAATGCTGTTTTTAATATGGCAGATGTAGCCGAGCGCATTTTAGAACGAAACAACCTTACAAACAACGATATTTCTTGGTTAGTAGCACATCAGGCAAACAAAAGAATCATTGATGCCACAGCACAGCGTATTAACCTAGAAGAAGAAAAAGTAATGATGAATATTGAGCGTTATGGTAACACAACCTCCGCAACTTTACCATTACTACTTAACGACTACGAGTCTAAGCTTAAAAAAGGAGATAACTTGATATTTGCAGCCTTTGGAGGCGGATTTACTTGGGGATCGATTTATTACAAATGGGCTTATAACCCCAACTAA
- a CDS encoding YceI family protein yields the protein MQRFITLFFICLYFIGYTQESSIDFVIKNVGVNVDGHFNTFAIQANISKEGRLERITSTIEVKSIETGIDSRDEHILKEDYFDAEKHKSIALKSTKINKLDTGSFEVVANLTIKGKTKTISIPVMLQKIKGYYKITANFEINRKDFGVGGGSFVLGKTVKITVVHYQDL from the coding sequence ATGCAACGCTTTATAACGCTCTTCTTTATTTGTTTATATTTTATTGGATATACCCAAGAGTCAAGTATTGATTTTGTTATTAAAAATGTAGGCGTCAATGTAGATGGCCATTTTAACACGTTTGCAATCCAGGCCAATATTTCTAAGGAAGGAAGATTAGAGCGTATTACAAGTACCATTGAGGTTAAATCCATTGAAACAGGTATTGATAGTAGAGATGAACATATTCTAAAAGAAGATTATTTTGATGCAGAAAAACATAAATCCATTGCCTTAAAAAGCACCAAAATCAATAAACTAGACACAGGTTCTTTTGAGGTTGTTGCCAATCTTACTATCAAAGGAAAAACAAAAACGATTAGCATACCTGTTATGCTTCAAAAGATAAAGGGTTACTATAAAATCACTGCCAATTTTGAAATTAACCGAAAGGATTTTGGTGTTGGTGGCGGCAGTTTTGTGTTGGGAAAAACAGTAAAAATAACCGTCGTTCATTATCAAGACCTGTAG
- the accB gene encoding acetyl-CoA carboxylase biotin carboxyl carrier protein, which produces MDLKEIQNLIKFVAKSGASEVKLEMDDVKITIRTGSDNETTIVQQVPVQAAAPVVQQQAPAPVQATPDAPAASAPANDDSKYITVKSPIIGTFYRKPAPDKPVFVEVGTDIKEGDVLCVIEAMKLFNEIESEVSGKIVKVLVDDSSPVEFDQPLFLVDPS; this is translated from the coding sequence ATGGATTTAAAAGAAATTCAGAACTTAATAAAATTTGTAGCCAAATCTGGCGCAAGTGAGGTTAAGCTAGAAATGGATGATGTTAAAATAACAATTAGAACAGGTTCGGACAACGAAACAACGATTGTTCAACAAGTACCTGTTCAAGCTGCGGCACCTGTTGTTCAACAACAAGCACCAGCACCAGTGCAAGCTACTCCAGATGCACCAGCCGCATCGGCACCAGCAAACGATGATTCAAAATATATTACAGTGAAATCTCCAATCATAGGGACATTTTACCGTAAACCAGCACCAGACAAACCCGTTTTTGTAGAAGTTGGAACGGACATTAAAGAAGGAGACGTTTTATGTGTCATCGAAGCTATGAAACTGTTCAATGAGATAGAGTCCGAAGTGTCAGGTAAGATTGTTAAAGTCTTAGTAGACGATTCATCTCCCGTAGAGTTTGATCAACCATTATTTTTGGTAGATCCATCATAA
- the accC gene encoding acetyl-CoA carboxylase biotin carboxylase subunit: MFKKILIANRGEIALRVIRTCKEMGVKTVAVYSTADADSLHVKFADEAVCIGPAPSSESYLKISNIIAAAEITNADAIHPGYGFLSENAKFSKICEEHGIKFIGASEEMIAKMGDKATAKATMKAAGVPCVPGSEGIIADYEECEKLAEEVGYPVMLKATAGGGGKGMRAVWKKENLKAAWDSARQESKAAFGNDDMYMEKLIEEPRHIEIQIVGDSRGKACHLSERDCSVQRRHQKLTEEVPSPFMTDELRDKMGKAAVKAAEFINYEGAGTVEFLVDKHRNFYFMEMNTRIQVEHPITEQVIDFDLIREQILVAAGVPISGKNYTPNLHSIECRINAEDPFNDFRPSPGKITTLHAPGGHGVRLDTHVYAGYSIPPNYDSMIAKLITTAQTREEAINKMKRALDEFVIEGIKTTIPFHRQLMEHPDYLAGNYTTKFMEDFKIKAQED, encoded by the coding sequence ATGTTCAAAAAGATACTTATTGCAAACAGAGGTGAGATAGCACTCCGTGTTATTAGAACCTGTAAAGAAATGGGAGTTAAAACCGTTGCGGTTTATTCTACAGCAGATGCGGACAGTCTCCATGTTAAATTTGCAGACGAGGCTGTATGTATAGGTCCAGCGCCCAGTAGTGAATCATATTTAAAAATTTCAAATATAATAGCAGCTGCAGAGATAACCAATGCAGATGCCATTCACCCAGGGTACGGTTTCTTGTCCGAAAACGCCAAGTTTTCAAAGATATGTGAAGAACACGGTATAAAGTTTATTGGGGCATCTGAAGAAATGATTGCTAAAATGGGCGATAAGGCCACAGCTAAAGCAACAATGAAAGCAGCTGGTGTACCATGTGTTCCAGGTAGTGAAGGTATTATTGCAGACTATGAAGAATGTGAGAAACTAGCTGAAGAAGTTGGCTATCCTGTAATGCTAAAAGCAACAGCAGGTGGTGGAGGTAAAGGTATGCGTGCTGTTTGGAAAAAAGAGAACCTTAAAGCAGCTTGGGATTCTGCAAGACAAGAATCTAAAGCAGCATTTGGAAACGATGATATGTATATGGAAAAACTTATAGAAGAGCCTAGACATATCGAAATTCAGATTGTAGGTGATTCTAGGGGTAAAGCGTGTCACTTATCAGAACGAGATTGCTCAGTTCAAAGAAGGCATCAAAAATTAACAGAGGAGGTACCTTCCCCATTTATGACTGATGAGCTTAGAGACAAAATGGGTAAAGCTGCAGTAAAAGCTGCCGAGTTTATTAATTATGAAGGTGCAGGTACAGTGGAGTTTCTTGTAGATAAGCATAGAAATTTCTACTTTATGGAAATGAATACACGTATTCAGGTAGAGCACCCAATTACAGAGCAAGTAATAGATTTTGATTTAATTAGAGAGCAAATTCTTGTTGCTGCTGGTGTACCTATTTCTGGCAAAAACTATACGCCAAATTTACACTCTATTGAATGTAGAATTAATGCAGAAGATCCTTTTAACGACTTTAGACCTTCACCAGGAAAAATCACCACGCTTCATGCTCCAGGTGGGCATGGTGTAAGATTAGACACGCATGTTTACGCTGGTTATAGCATACCACCAAATTACGATTCAATGATTGCTAAATTAATCACTACAGCTCAGACCAGAGAAGAAGCAATAAATAAAATGAAACGTGCACTCGATGAATTTGTAATAGAAGGTATTAAAACCACGATTCCTTTCCATAGACAATTAATGGAGCATCCAGATTATTTAGCAGGAAATTATACTACTAAATTCATGGAGGACTTTAAAATTAAAGCACAAGAAGATTAA
- a CDS encoding reprolysin-like metallopeptidase: protein MKKNYPKSLLSILLTLFFVSIVSAQENENVWSIYKGKIENEEIIFYKPKPKYSILIGLNIEALKQKLINAPQRQSSTKNQGIVLQFPNHKGEPESYLVQEASVMEHNLQSQFPEIRSFVGKGIDNPAAVMRFSISPQKGFSGMILSQRKTVFIEPYTQDLKTYITFINSIEDGPRSNFVCETEYDPADFRISDKDLVRLKNANDGTLRTYRLALACTGEYAQFHGGTVADALAAMNTTMSRVNGVYERDLGLTMVIIANNTDIIFLNSATDPYTNNNGVTMLGENQTTCDNVIGPANYDIGHVFSTGGGGIAQLRSPCTANKARGVTGLPAPVGDAFDVDYVAHEIGHQFGGNHTQNNNCQRSSVSVEPGSASTIMGYAGICAPNIQNNSDDYFHGENIKEMWANISAGPSSTCFASSSTNNVAPIANAGPDYTIPISTAFVLRGSATDVDTASGLTYCWEQTDATPATMPPQPTNSGGPLFRSLDPSTSPDRYMPTLNTVLSGSLSSTWEVLPSVGRTMNFSLTVRDNEAGGAATDSDEMIVTVQIFSTPFTVNNISSWPAASTQDVSWVVGQSSSLPINCQAVNILLTTNGGLSFTTLASSVPNTGTATITVPNIANTSNARVLVEAADNIFYAVSNTFSITDPLSVNEFELENLSIYPNPNNGEFNVEFNPKSGEDIALEVYDVRGRKIYSNLFNNASRFEEVIRLNNAQSGVYLLSISDGPQKAIKKIVIE, encoded by the coding sequence ATGAAAAAGAATTACCCAAAATCCCTTTTAAGCATTTTGTTGACATTATTTTTTGTGTCTATAGTAAGTGCACAAGAAAACGAAAATGTATGGTCAATTTATAAAGGTAAAATTGAAAATGAAGAAATAATATTTTATAAACCTAAACCAAAATATTCTATTCTAATAGGTCTTAATATTGAGGCTCTAAAGCAAAAATTAATCAATGCACCTCAGCGTCAATCATCAACCAAAAATCAAGGCATAGTATTACAATTTCCAAATCACAAAGGGGAGCCAGAGTCTTACCTAGTACAAGAGGCTTCTGTAATGGAGCATAATCTACAATCGCAGTTCCCTGAAATAAGATCTTTTGTTGGAAAAGGAATAGACAATCCGGCAGCTGTAATGAGATTTAGTATATCGCCACAAAAGGGCTTTAGTGGTATGATACTATCACAAAGAAAAACTGTTTTTATAGAACCTTATACACAAGATTTAAAAACATACATAACTTTTATAAATTCTATTGAGGATGGCCCACGAAGTAATTTTGTTTGCGAAACAGAGTATGATCCAGCAGATTTTAGAATTTCTGATAAAGACTTAGTAAGACTTAAAAATGCTAATGACGGCACATTAAGAACATATCGCCTTGCTTTGGCATGTACGGGCGAATACGCCCAGTTTCACGGTGGCACTGTGGCAGATGCTCTGGCAGCCATGAACACAACAATGAGTAGGGTAAATGGTGTTTACGAAAGGGATTTAGGCCTTACAATGGTTATTATCGCAAACAATACAGATATCATCTTTCTTAATAGTGCTACAGATCCGTATACTAATAATAACGGTGTAACGATGCTTGGTGAGAACCAAACAACTTGCGATAATGTCATTGGGCCAGCTAACTATGATATAGGGCATGTTTTTAGTACAGGTGGAGGAGGTATAGCTCAGCTACGCTCACCTTGTACGGCAAATAAAGCCAGAGGTGTAACCGGTTTACCTGCACCTGTTGGAGATGCATTTGATGTAGATTATGTAGCCCATGAAATAGGTCATCAATTTGGCGGTAATCATACTCAAAATAATAACTGCCAACGTTCTAGTGTGTCTGTAGAGCCAGGAAGCGCTTCTACTATCATGGGATACGCAGGTATATGCGCACCAAATATTCAAAATAATAGTGATGATTATTTTCATGGCGAAAATATAAAAGAAATGTGGGCCAATATATCAGCAGGACCCAGTAGTACTTGCTTTGCTAGTAGTTCTACTAATAATGTGGCACCTATAGCCAATGCTGGTCCAGATTATACTATCCCTATATCTACAGCGTTTGTTCTTAGAGGCTCTGCAACTGATGTAGATACAGCATCTGGTCTAACCTATTGTTGGGAGCAAACTGATGCAACTCCAGCTACTATGCCTCCGCAACCTACAAATTCTGGTGGACCTTTATTTAGGTCTTTAGACCCATCTACATCTCCAGATCGATACATGCCTACTTTAAATACAGTATTATCTGGCTCTTTATCTTCTACTTGGGAAGTTTTACCATCAGTTGGAAGAACCATGAATTTTTCTCTCACGGTAAGAGATAATGAAGCAGGTGGTGCAGCAACAGATTCTGATGAGATGATAGTAACTGTTCAAATTTTTTCAACACCTTTTACTGTAAACAATATTTCATCTTGGCCAGCAGCTTCAACTCAAGACGTCAGTTGGGTGGTTGGTCAGTCAAGCTCACTGCCAATTAACTGCCAAGCAGTAAATATTTTATTGACTACCAATGGTGGGCTATCGTTTACAACATTAGCCTCAAGCGTACCTAACACGGGCACTGCCACCATTACAGTACCTAATATTGCTAACACATCTAACGCAAGGGTTCTTGTTGAAGCAGCAGATAATATCTTTTATGCAGTTTCAAACACATTTTCTATTACCGATCCGTTATCGGTAAATGAATTTGAATTAGAGAATCTAAGTATTTATCCAAATCCAAACAATGGAGAATTTAATGTAGAGTTTAACCCAAAATCTGGAGAGGATATTGCATTAGAAGTTTATGATGTTAGAGGAAGAAAAATTTATTCGAATTTATTTAATAATGCAAGTAGATTTGAAGAAGTTATTAGGCTTAATAACGCACAATCTGGTGTTTATTTATTAAGTATTTCAGACGGACCTCAAAAGGCCATTAAAAAAATAGTTATAGAGTAA
- a CDS encoding NAD(P)/FAD-dependent oxidoreductase: MNLSYWEIKTWLSNVDFTVIGSGIVGLSCAIRLKEQHPNSRVLILEKGMLPQGASTKNAGFACFGSLSEIMDDLKSHSEDEVVDLIKKRINGLQLLRETLGDHTIDYKELGGYELFLDSDNELYSSCLNNQEKVNKLLYPIFNTNVFSFVDNHFKFKNIKKKVSFNKFEGQIDTGKMMDALLRKAISSGVKILNNCQVKAIEDYNDVVHIRTLNFDLKSNKVLIATNGFASQLIKQPVKPARAQVLVTKPIDNLQIKGTFHLDKGYYYFRNIDNRILFGGGRNLDFKAEETSEFGETTIIQDKLEELLKTTIIPNIDFEIDHRWSGIMGVGQQKKSIVKQLSNNVYCGVRLGGMGVAIGSIVGRDLADLLE, from the coding sequence ATGAATTTATCGTATTGGGAAATAAAAACGTGGTTATCTAATGTAGACTTCACAGTTATTGGTAGCGGAATTGTTGGACTTAGTTGTGCAATACGACTAAAAGAGCAACACCCAAATTCTAGAGTGTTGATTCTTGAAAAAGGAATGCTACCACAAGGAGCCAGTACTAAAAATGCAGGTTTTGCTTGTTTTGGAAGCCTTAGTGAAATAATGGATGATCTAAAAAGTCATTCAGAAGATGAGGTGGTTGATCTCATTAAAAAACGAATTAACGGCTTACAATTACTTCGTGAAACATTGGGAGATCATACCATAGACTATAAAGAATTAGGTGGTTATGAATTATTTTTAGATTCTGATAATGAACTCTACAGTAGCTGCTTAAACAATCAAGAAAAGGTAAATAAGCTACTTTATCCCATCTTTAACACTAATGTGTTTTCATTTGTTGATAACCATTTCAAATTTAAAAACATTAAGAAAAAAGTAAGTTTTAATAAGTTTGAAGGTCAGATAGATACTGGTAAAATGATGGATGCACTTTTAAGAAAAGCCATAAGCTCAGGAGTAAAAATTTTAAATAATTGCCAAGTTAAAGCTATTGAAGATTATAATGACGTAGTACATATTAGGACCTTAAATTTTGACTTAAAATCTAATAAGGTACTAATTGCAACCAATGGCTTTGCATCACAATTAATAAAGCAACCTGTTAAACCAGCTAGAGCCCAGGTTTTAGTTACAAAACCAATAGATAATCTTCAAATCAAAGGAACGTTTCATTTAGATAAAGGCTATTATTATTTTAGAAATATAGATAACAGAATCCTATTTGGTGGTGGACGAAATCTCGATTTTAAAGCTGAAGAAACTTCAGAATTTGGTGAAACCACAATCATTCAAGATAAATTAGAAGAATTATTAAAAACCACAATAATACCTAACATTGATTTTGAGATTGACCATCGCTGGTCTGGCATTATGGGTGTTGGGCAACAAAAAAAATCTATTGTAAAGCAATTAAGTAATAACGTCTATTGTGGTGTACGTTTAGGAGGCATGGGAGTCGCTATTGGAAGCATAGTTGGCAGAGACTTAGCAGACTTATTAGAATGA